GGACGCATACTGCTCGGAGCGCTCCCGGTGGGTCAGTCGAGGCACGCCGGGACAACGGGGAGGGAGCGCGGGATCGGTGTGAACGGCACGGCTCTGCCCTCCTTCCGCTGGTCTCGGGGCGTGGCGCGCCACACGCTACGGGATCTCCCGACGGGCCGTCCATCGGTTTTCGGGCCCGGCTCCCACCTGGGCATCCGGCCGGCGCCGGATGCCCTTCCCGCCGTGTCCGGGGGCCCCGCTGGGGTGCGGGCCCGGCGTGCGGCGGGCGGTCGGCCGTTGCAGCGTGGTGGTGTGAGCAGTGTGCGCGGCCGGCCGGCACGCCGGGATCCGTACCGGCGGGGCTGGCTGCGCGGCGCACCGCCGCCCGTCTGGGCCCGGGTGCTGCCGTCGGCGCTGCTGGTGGGCGTCTGCCTGGCGGAGCTGGTCAGCCCGGAGCCGCTCGACATCGGCTTCCTGCTGGGCGCCATCCCGCCGCTGGCCGTGCTGGCACACGGACCGGTGGCGACCGCGGTGCTCGGCGCGCTGGTGGTGGTCGTGCTGACCGTGCCGGTGTTCAATCTCGACGACCCGGGCAGTACCGACCTGCTGACCGTGTGCTTCGTCTCGGTGCTGAGCGTGCTGCTGTCGTACGTCCGCTCCCGGCGGGACGCGCAGCTGGTCACCGAGCGGACCGTCGCCGAGGTCGCGCAGCGGGCCGTCGTACCGCTGCTGCCGGAGCGGGTCGGGCCGGTGCGGTGTGCGGGGCTGTACCGGGCCGCGCAGCGCGGGACGCTGGTCGGCGGCGACTTCTTCGACGTACGGGCGGGCCCCTACGGCGTACGGGCGGTGATGGGCGATGTGCAGGGGCACGGGCTGTCGGCCGTGGCCACGGTCGCGTCGCTGCTGGGGGCGTTCCGGGAGGCGGTGCTGGACCAGCCGGACCCGGAGGCGGTGGCGGCCCGGCTCGACCGGAGGCTGGCGGTGGACTCGGCGGACGACCCGCATGCCGAGCTGTTCGCGACGGCGGTGCTGCTCGACTTCTCCGCCGACGCCCGGGTCGTGCGGATCGTGGCGTGCGGGCAGGCCGGACCGCTGCTGCTGCGGGACGGGAAGGCCGTCGAGCTGGACGTCGAGCC
The Streptomyces tuirus genome window above contains:
- a CDS encoding PP2C family protein-serine/threonine phosphatase produces the protein MRGRPARRDPYRRGWLRGAPPPVWARVLPSALLVGVCLAELVSPEPLDIGFLLGAIPPLAVLAHGPVATAVLGALVVVVLTVPVFNLDDPGSTDLLTVCFVSVLSVLLSYVRSRRDAQLVTERTVAEVAQRAVVPLLPERVGPVRCAGLYRAAQRGTLVGGDFFDVRAGPYGVRAVMGDVQGHGLSAVATVASLLGAFREAVLDQPDPEAVAARLDRRLAVDSADDPHAELFATAVLLDFSADARVVRIVACGQAGPLLLRDGKAVELDVEPCTPLGLGLAGAAPPRAVSVPLRAGDRLFLASDGVTEARDAGGVFYPLAERLPDLAAEDPVALAERVWTDLVRHCPDVQDDVTMLVLAPRPQEEP